Proteins encoded together in one Mercenaria mercenaria strain notata chromosome 18, MADL_Memer_1, whole genome shotgun sequence window:
- the LOC123538875 gene encoding nuclear factor interleukin-3-regulated protein-like — translation MDRDIHSKSVLTFTFHSTYDDIYPMVSTIPTCVVNPSKATKECTSYDNVSALAQHIPKRRQKEFVPENRKDNGYWEKRRKNNEAGKKSREKKIINTLALENTMMELTRENIRLKNELMLIKRKFGVSFGKAFTGDEAGIQRREKHPQLHPIDLRICKSR, via the coding sequence ATGGATAGAGATATACATTCAAAGTCGGTGTTGACCTTCACCTTTCATTCTACATATGATGATATATATCCTATGGTATCAACGATACCTACATGTGTAGTAAACCCGTCTAAAGCCACAAAGGAATGTACGAGCTACGACAATGTCTCAGCTCTAGCACAACATATTCCGAAACGTAGACAGAAAGAATTCGTTCCTGAAAATAGGAAAGATAACGGTTACTGGGAAAAAAGGCGAAAAAATAACGAGGCTGGAAAAAAGTCCagagaaaagaaaataatcaacACCCTAGCTTTAGAAAACACAATGATGGAACTTACAAGAGAAAATATCAGGCTCAAGAATGAATTGATGCTAATCAAGAGAAAGTTTGGGGTGTCATTTGGTAAAGCTTTCACAGGGGACGAGGCTGGTATTCAACGCAGAGAGAAACACCCGCAATTACATCCGATCGATCTCAGAATCTGTAAGAGCAGATAG
- the LOC123530213 gene encoding uncharacterized protein LOC123530213: MRCLMHRWKLAAFVYISLHLPRFDQSDAVNDVWLQDFKSHTSCWFSRMNGQWNSQESLKKLGEPVEVAQFLNAKPELVVTSRTNDDLNRAIEWLLFRLDLKVIMNLN; this comes from the exons ATGAGATGTTTGATGCATAGATGGAAATTGGCTGCCTTTGTATATATAAGTCTACATCTTCCCAGATTTGACCAAAGCGATGCTGTGAATG atgTTTGGCTTCAGGACTTTAAGTCTCACACAAGTTGCTGGTTCAGTCGCATGAATGGTCAGTGGAATTCACAAGAGTCACTGAAAAAATTAGGAGAACCAGTTGAAGTTGCTCAG TTTCTAAATGCAAAACCAGAACTTGTGGTGACCTCAAGGACAAATGATGATTTGAATAGAGCTATAGAATGGTTACTTTTTCGTTTGGATTTGAAGGTAATTATGAATCTGAATTAG